The Nicotiana tomentosiformis chromosome 2, ASM39032v3, whole genome shotgun sequence genome includes the window catacttgaaatattttttttacaaaggctcgaaTACACACCTACGAAAAATACACACAAGCCTGCGGCTaaacaaaaaagaaggaaaaacaacAAAACACCGTCCGGCCTAAAAACACCACCAGCTTGATCACCCATGCCATCTCCACTTACCTTTTTGCCATCGCCAATGGGATACTCATCCTCGTACCAGGCATCCTGTTTAATTCGATCTATGCCCGCTCCCTCATCATCACCGGCTTTCGGTGTAGCGGGGTCATAAACACAAGCAAACCGAGCTTTACGTACCTTGGCACAAGCATCCTCGAAGTCGGCTTCTGAAACAGTCCCCGACCCTATCAGGTCCCTGAATATATCCAGCTGAGCCTCGAcgtgaatccattcctcgtacaAATCCCGCGAAACATCAGGAAAAGTAGAAGCGCGGGAAGAGGATGGCTAAGCCAATAACTGCAACTTTTCGGCCTCGCGAGCAGCAACTCGATCACTAAGGCCCGAAGCCTCTTTTTCCAGCTCCCATATCCGCTCATCAAGTCGCCCTTCTCTGATCCTGGCCGTCTCCAAAGCACCCTCCCGCTTAGAACGGAGAATGCAGATCATGATCTCTAAAGCCTCTATTCTCCTCGCACCCGATAGCTAGGCCAACTCCGCTTTCTCTAAACCCACTGTCTTCTTAGCGACCTCGCCACTCAAAGCGACCACTTTGAGTTGACACTCCTCGAGCTCGGCGCGCAATGAGACCATTTGGGCTTGAAGGTCGGCACATTGGGCCTCGACCCCCCTGCTCACCTCGAACTCCTCTTCTTTTTTCCTCTACGCCCCCTCGAGAACGATGCATTTTCCAATGACTCTCATTAATTCATAATTCTTCTCCTTCAGTTCACCTCGGAGAGCCTGAAAAGTGTCGCTCCCACCGAACTGCATGCAGATCTTGCGATGCTTATCACAGTATTCATGATATTTCCGCTCCATCTTCTAGAAAATGGCCTTACCACTCTCCTCTCGTCGGGCACTCTTGATCTCCTAAATCACGGTCGAAAAGAAAGATAGAAAACGAGGAGTAAGAACGAAACTTTGAGCTCAACGTAAAAAAATGGAGAAAGATTAAAAGAATTACCCTAAGAGCGAGGCGCCGAGGCCGATTATACTCCTCGACAAAGTGGCATCCTTTAGCTTCTCAAGGGTTTTACCCTCCACATCGGAACAAAGGGGGCCAAGGGAAGGGACCACGTCCTCCGTATCAACCAACAAATCTCGGACCAAGGGGATCGCAATAGTCCGCGTGGTCCCCTCCAATCTCACCTCAAGTCGGGTAAGTCCTTCCCCCATCATCCTCACTTCCGCGGAATCCATATCGGAGCCCGTCTCGTAACCTTCTTCGGCTACACTTTTCCCTTTTGTGTCAACCCCGGAAGAAGGATCATCGGCTGGTAGTGAAGGATCATCGGCTGGTAGCGAGGCTGATGGCTCATCTTGCTGTAAGATGTCAGGGACTCTCGCCGACGGCCCTTCAAAATCCATCACGGTCTCAGGAGGAGACGTACCCCCTCGCCCCCCGACGACGGCAGAATCGTGGGCAGTAACTCGGTGTCATATCCAAGTTCTATGGTCGCCATTTCTCCGACGACGAAATCCTCTATCACCAAACTCCCCGCACAGATAACTCTTTCGCCGACATCTACAGATCGCCTCTTACGGGGAAGCAATTTGTCACCATTTGGAGACGATTCCTCCTCATCGTCCTCGTCTATTAGATGATGTAGAGGAGAAGTCGAGAGTCCTGCTGCAAGCGTAGTCGACGACCGAGCGGACCTTACCACGACGGAAGGAACAGAAGTTGCTTTCCTTTTGCGGAACGCTGGAGCAAGGGCTTGAtgagtgggaattttgactacttattagtgccttttagcttttgttttagtccaaaagtgtctaattgtattcccgaaaactgatgaaatatgcttacctgcaggaatattggaaaatgagccactacgatgaaatccaactcaaggaggagtgatctgaacaaggAAAAAATCAGGCATATAAGCTCAAGTGTGGACCGCAGATTTctatctgcgaccgcagaatatgAAGGAAAATCAGCAGAGCCCTAGTgcaaagtacggaccgcacaattattgtgcagcCGCAAAAGCTACGTAAGAGCCAAAATTCAGAAAGTTTCATTTCAAGATtaagaagaaatgcggaccgcacaataattgtgcggccgcagaaacagCTATGCGACCACACTCAtgaaatgtgtggtccgcagaagagcccagtgcggccgcacccagaattgtgcggaccgcagaacatgagagatgcggccgcaatccagaattgtgcggccacagagtCAACTCCTGTCAAGATATGAAGAGAATTGCGGACCACatatataattgtgcggccgcaaaacctctGAAAGGGCAATTTTATCCAAAAATtttagctttgtataaatagactactttcacgaaattaggtcaagttttgaatattgaaagtcctgtagccgtttttctttaccccTTTAAGCAGctttagcttactttggtgatttaacattggatttttatcttttaatcttgcaatatgagttttatcatcttttcttctctattttcctctatacccattatgagtagctagatttttagctagagttgtgacccaaccctagtgtgtgaacctaataggtatttgatttatggcttgtttatggttggttgtttattatttagccttgttattgcctttaattatagaattaatggtttcaaacattagtttatgcctatttaacttggtctctacttgagaaagagagacttagtttagaaaaacttggctaacaagaatttgggataaaatcaagagattaaTAGTCCCAAtcaaagggttgaacctagagatagtaaaacccgacttgagcattttatcaattattttattcaatacccatttgaacttgagaaagctaaattgggcaaaatcactctcttaccgagagatattgagtgggtatttaAGTGTTGATTATTATAATAAaccccgaccaacaaaacaagctttaaagtttacaacccgttaggcaaacacctaggtggagGTCATACCTTtaggactttttatatatttgaaaaccatcCAAAAACAATATTCTCTAattttatatctttagaattgtaatccttaacgtaattttagaagtaaaaataaaaacatatttatggaagtgcaaccaagatacttcacgtgctttatccaaatatataccactaatcTCATCTCAACTcattgtggattcgatcccgactccttgttgggtattactattgtaatcgaccgtttcataacccCGAATAtaggtgtgacttggacgagatcaggGCCCTCGCCTTCTCGAAGATCCTCGGgctgaaaaagaaaaattataaggCTGTCACTTACTGTACAAAACCATAGCGAGCGAGCGACCATGAGGTCAAAACAGTATGGATAGAAGACAATAAATGTATAGATAATTACATATAGACGGACTCACCGGTCACTGAAAGCGCAAGCCCGAATTTCTTGATAAAAGCCGACCATTCACGAATCCCACTGTGTGAGGCAAAACCTAACTGACCCAGTCATGGATGTTCCCGACCAAAGGAGGAGGCGAAGTCTCGGTTGCACGTAGAAGGGATAGAATGTTAGACTACGACTGAAACATGCAAAACAAATGCTTGGCAAAAAGATACTTACAGACGTAATTCCAAGATTCAGGGAATCCGCTCGTGTTGACCATCACGTCCTCGATCTTGACGAAGAAGTAGTTGAGCCAGAACTGACGATTTGCCTTATCGTCCATCTTTACTACCCAACTTTTACTTCCTCGGTGGCGAAGGTGCAACATCGTCTccctatagaaactaggggcGAAAAGGTGCATCAGGTGGCGAAGTGAGACCCCACGGCCAGCCAACTCTGCATATTTCGTCAACATACGGATAAGCTTGTAGATGAAAGGGGAAAGTTGGGCCGGGCAGACACCGTAGTAATGGCAAAATTGCTCCGCCAATGGGAGAAGAGGAAAGGAATAGCCCATATAGAACGGATACGCGTATAATGCATAATATCTTGGGAGGTGTACCTGTACCACGTCGCGCCCCGCCGGAATCAGATCGATGTGAGACGAAATTTTGAACTTTTCCCTAAACTCAGCGAGGTTGACCTTGGTTATCGTCGACTTCGAGGCCTCAGGATCGTCTTCAGGTAACTTCGAAAAATCAGACCTAGTCTTTTCACTGCAAGGAATTATTTTCTCCACCATAGGAAACCTATCATCCTCAAGGGCAACAGAAATACCGTCGCCGTGAGGAGGCATACGTACCGCCAAGAGGTAGGGTTAGCCGCCATGCCGGAACTAGAGGGTGCGTTAACCATTTTCTTGAGAAATGATGTTTTAAGCACAAAAGAGTTGGAAGAAACTGAAATCGCTGGAATCGGGGGAGTGGATACACAATGACGAAGTAAAAAAGAGACTAGGGTTCAATATGGAGAATGAATAAAGAATAGCAGGGGATTCGATATTAGGAGTGTGCAAAACAAACACAAATGGCCTCAGATCCCTATATATAAGAGTTCAAGCACCAAAACCGAGAAATTAGGCCATCATTACCTAGCGCAAGTATCGAAACGGTAGAGACGCGGGAAACGACGCAAAGCATCGAAAAAATGTGTCATAATGACACATGATGTCATAACGTCATTCTGAAACAATGCATCTCTAAAGGTTCCAGCTCACGAAAAGTCATGTTTGCACCTTGTCTAAAGTGCCACTATCCGAATTGCTTGCCTAATTTTGTCAATTACGATAAAAGAGTCCGCTCATCAAGGTTGCCCGGGCTCGGCCTTAATAAGCGGAAGGACTAACTGTATAAGCCAAAATCCGTCCGTAGGATATTTAGCGTAATATGACATTAAAGAAAGAGTGGGTCGAGCTCGCCCAAGATGCAACGAAGTCATTGGCCGAGGTGCCGACATGAGCCGTAATCGAGATGTTGACAGGGATCGCAGTCGAGATATCAACAAGGGTCGAGGTAGAGATTGACTATTGATGATAAGACTTATAACGGCTAATTTGTTAGGATATGATACTAAAAgaaaatattctagtggatattccctGCATTTATACTATTAGGGTTTCCTAGGAAAAagaccccatatatatatagaaGGAAGAGACAATGATATGGGCATGTAATATTGattttgataagaacacttttgagaagaaGACTTTCTCTATGGCAAAAATACAAAGACTACCTTTTGAtaaagattcttgttcatattattcccaCCTTTCCACCAGATCCGAGGATTGTTCATACGAATCTTAGACCTatctatcattcatcattgtcaggagaaaTATTCGTTCAACCCACTCATTATTGGGTTAATCTTTCTCCTTATTTAtctaaatgtcatttattgttagttatatctCCATTAATGTTCAGGCTTTAAGAATTTTTTGCACTTATTGCCATCAACCATTCACGGGATCTGTCTCATCTAATGTACGTTTTCAATATTAGTGTCTAGAGTTATTATATTTAATTAGATTTAACCCCTTGttacataaatttaatagtttaatcAAAAGTTATAGTTTTTGACCAAACACTTTCCATTTGGCTTTTTGACTTCTTCTATTATCAGTCAAAATTGCAAAATCCATAAAATCTAGAGTAATTCTTATTTTGTAATTTGTACTAGGCAACTATATAAATACCACAAACTCTCTCATCCATAAATTGCAATACTCTTACATTTCCTTCACTCTCGTCTTTAATACAGTAAACAGCATGAATATCAACAAGGCAGCTTCATTTTTACTTCCTTTGGTGTTTTTCTTGGCTTTATCCCAAGAATCTGTTAGTGGGCGCCCTCTTATACTGTCACTGACCAGACCCAAACCAGATGATGCTGCCCTCTTTGCTCGTTGGCTCGTTTCTCAGAGTTCTTGGGGTGTCCTCAAGTAAGTTTTTATTCCTATGTCCCGTTGATCATAGCTTTGGTATTTTTACTTAATTGCGTGAAATTATCGAATTGGTATCTTTTTGTCTGAAAAATCTAATCTTGTACTTTGGTCTGTTATTCTTAGCCAAACCCAACTAGTTTGGGATCTGGAGTTGTTGATTGATTGTTGATTATCTGCTTTGATCAGATGCAGGCATGCAGTTTCATtttcttccccccccccccctgtcGATTTTAACATGTTAAAATCTGAATTATTTCTGGGTTGTTGGCTATGCTGTCATTTGTGGCAGCTAAAGTCAACTGATTGGCTATAAGTTTAGTGTTAAGAATGGAAAATGAATGATACTAATAGATTGCTAAACAAAGAGCTCTAGTAGTTTCAACTGAAAGCTGATTTGATGACCTTTCTTTTGCAGTACTATAGCAAGTGATATGGGAGGAGCACCGTTCGGGTATGTTAAGACCACATCTCTGGATAGGACATTGTTTGGGAAGCTCTTTGTTTTGTTTCTTGCACATTTAAGTTCTGCTTATGTATAGATTTTAATTATCTTACAGCCTTAAATTCTAAAAttagaatattttaaaagtttttctGCAGTcatgtatttcttcattttcagAATCCTCATACCACTACAAAAAAGGGGAAAAAATGGTCCTGGATGTCTTTTATTTTGTGTTCATACTTCATATGGGAGGGGTCAAGAGGATCTTCGTCATTTTATTTTGTATTAGAAATGTATTTGTTTCATGATTActcttagcatataacttacaaTATTTCTTTTATCGTGTTCTAAAATATTGCACAAGCATAAATCAAATAGTATCATTTTAGGAAAAGGAAAGATCTACATAAAAAAAATTTGAATGGTGATTATCTTGATTAAGCATATAGTTCTTCGTTCAATTTTGAAGGGATTTGGTCTTTGAGATCTGTAGAAGCTCTCATCATAGAACTTTATGTTTCGTGAACCCTGCAAAACTTTAGGACTAGAGATGGTGGATTTGTTGAATGTGGCTTACTTCAAATCTTTTATGGATTTGATGCTATTCAATCTTGTTCTGCTGCTAGTCTTGAATCTCTTGAAGTACATTGTGTTGTGCAGGAACGTTGTCTCATTTAGTGATGGATTACCAGACAAAGGTCGTGGCATACCGTACTTCTACTTAACGACACTTGATCCCACTGCTAGAAATGCATTAAAAGACCAGAGATCATCACTTACAATCAGTGAGTATGCCATTGGAACTTGTGGCAAGACAGATCCTGAGAATCCATCTTGCGCCAAAATTACCCTCATAGGAAAGGTAGTTGCACTAACAATTCCTCTCTTTTAAACAAGAGTCATGAATATTCTGTATCCCACTCTTTCAGTCCATTTTCTTCACTCCAAAGTTCAGCGCATCCGCTTAGTTTTCCCTTAGCTCTACATTCCATTGCTATACCCTTTAGCGGTAAGAATTAATCCGTGCATTTGTGGGTGCTACTACATGAATATCCTCTTACGCGACCAATTATCAGCTAGACAGTTACAAATTGTTGAACTTTATGTTAGACTGAAGTTGTGGTGGCAACTTTTGCCAGGTATTTGGCATTTTTGTTTAAATTGAGTCCTCCCGAAATCTCAATGTTATGTTTGCTCCAGGAATTTTGAAAGTATACTTGCACATTGCTGAACACATTTAATTCTGAAACAGACTGCTAATTTGAACTTTCCACTAACTGGTGATACTTGGTAATCATTTGCACTCAAATTTTGTATTTTGGCACTGTAGTTGGTTGGCACCAATATGGAAAAGAGGAAAGTAAAAGAATAGTATTTGATCTGATTGCTAATCAATACTTGAAAATGTCATAACATGTATAATTGGAGAATACATTTTCACTATGGTTGCTATCGTTCTATGTTCTGCTAAATTGAAGCAATTATGGTGTGGATGGATTCACTTGATAAGCATATGAACAAGCTGCCGATATTCAAACTTAAGGCTTGAATGCTAAAAATTGCTTGTTTCTTTTGTAGTTTCTTTTTCCTGAACTGTCAAAATATCATCCACATTCTTGCTAGCATTATGATACTTTATCTTTGTGTTGATTTAGTTGAAATTGCTTAATGGAGATCCAAAGGAAACTACCTTTGCTCAAACTGCTTTATTCACAAAACACCCTGAGATGAAAGGTACATGTCATCTTCTAGACTTGAGCTGCCATTCTGAAGTACTACCATCACCCACCTGTGCTTTATTTTGTTAATGGAACTTCTCATGGGTCACTATTTTGAATTAATGGCAGGTTGGCCCAAGGGTCACAATTTCCAGATCTTCAAATTGGAGATTGAGGAGATATTTATGATCAACTGGTTTGGCGGTCCCAAACCTCTTACTGTGGATCAGTATTTGCAGGCTAAAATGTGAGTTTAGAGCAGTAAAAAGGTTGCTAAAGAAAAAGTCAGATACTGTATTTTCTCACtaaaatgaataaaataaaaaaaactttaTTTGCCGTTTGTCTCAGTGTTGATGTCATTCCTTATTTACATGATCCATACACAGGGATAGTCGCGCGGCCATTGCATGAATGCCCTTTACATATACAATCTGCAGACATGTTCTTTGCAACTGAAGCTTTCACAATGGTTTATATAAGAGAAAAAGAAACAGTTGTAAATAGGAGATACTTGTTAAGCTCATTATCATTCATTCATACATACCCTGGGCAAAATGTGTGGCTTCTTCAACATTCATTGTTATTCTGACTTGTAAATTATGAAGGTTCTAATGCCGAATAATGGGATGCAGCATCCTTTTAACTGATATAGCTGCAACTGATTGTTGCAACTTGCAACATAATAAAGCATCAATCATCTGCTTGAGATGTAGTTTGTCGTTTCTCAGCCTGCAAACTCTGGTTAGAGTTGTGAAACAAGCTTGGCCTTTGTAGGTCTTTTCTTGACTCTTAGTGGTCGTTTGGTTGGAAAACAAGTTATCCCATGATTAATTATCTCGGAATTAGTTATCACCCTCCCATGggataaaaaaatactacaattCCGGGATAACTAATCCTGGAATTAGTTATACTACGATTTTATCTCAACTAAACGTGAAATAAATTTATCTCAAATTTAATCCCGGAATTAATTATCTCTTATCTCTCGTACCAAACGAATTAGTGCAATATCCATTTTTTTGTGAAAGACGCTCTCTTCATGATCATCCCCGTCATTACATGTTATTAGTATGTTCTATGAATGGCTTGTTTGATCTCAAGTCAATGAGTAACTTTAGGTCTCTACTTTATATCCCATTAAGGGTCCTAGAAGATAAACATTTTACTATTCCACAACTCTCCAAATATTGGCGCAGAGGAAGAGAACTTTATAAAATTAAGTTTGTTAAATAATTTGAAATTTGTGAAGTAGAAACAATAAAGTTATCCATGTATGTAGTTTGGAGTTGATCTAACTATATAGTATATAATGTTAAGccattttatgttttttttttttttttggaatacaATGTTCGTGAATAATTTTTGCTGTTGTTTTTGTAATCTATAGTTTTAACTAAGTTATAAATAAGTGAATGTttcaaattattaaaataaacgAAATAATAAGATTACTTTTAAGATGAACATAATTGCCAATGTTATATCTGAAAGCGCCAATTATATATAAGAAAACGCCTACTTAGATTATTTTATGTTGTTAACAATGAAGTTCTTTTGATTTTTATACTATGAAGTTGAATAGCCTAAGATTTATTTCACAAATCACATAAGAATGGATATAGTCGCCTATGTTATACGAAAGGCGATCTTAAATTGCCTAATTTTTATAATGATATATTGCCCATTTATTCGTTCGAGATCATAAATAATACATATGTAGTTTCAAGATAGTATACTATCTATGATGTGATTTTATCGGGATCTTCCACTTTATAAAGAATGATCCTCGTAATAACTTATAAGCGATCAACCGGAGATCACTTAAGCGATCATAAATAATATATGGGAGATTTCTAGATAACACATAGGCGATAATTTTATCAGGATCTCCCACTTTATAAAAATCGATCATGGTAATAACTAATAAGCGATTAACCGGAGATCACTTAGGCGACTATAATAATAGATGAGTGATTATTAGCTAACATGTAGGCGATCCATAATGTCAGAATTTACTACTTTATAACAAAATGATCACGGTAATAACTAATAAGAAATCAATCGAAAATCACTTAGGTGATCATAAATAATACATCTGCGATTTCTAGATAACACATACGCGAATGGTAATAACTAATACGCGATCAATCGAACATCACTTAGGCGATCATAAATAATAGATGAATAATTTCTAGATAACAGATGGACGATCTATGATTCCACCAGGATTCCCAACTTTATAAAAAAGTAATTATACTCGTAACCAATAATCGATCAACCGGAGATCACTTAGGCGATGATAATACATGTGCTGTTTTCAGTAACACATAGGCGATTTATAATTTCACTAGGATCTCTAACTTTATAATAAAACGATCTTGCTAATAACTAATGGGCAATCAACTGGAGATCACTTAGGCGATCATATATAGAGACTTCATGATAACACATAGGCGATATATTGTTTCAGCAAGATCTCTCACTTTATAAAAAAATGATCTTGGTAATAACTAATAAGCGATCAACCCGATAACACTTAGGCGATCATAATAATACATGAGCAATTTCTAGATAACACATAAGCGATCAATAATTTCACCACATCTGCCGAGGGACCTTGTCAAGGGGCTAACAAACCACCCACCCGAAGAATTCATCGTCCTCGATGAAGTATTTTCAGCATTTTTCAGCACCACCATAGGCCCTAGATATGCATTCTCATACTCTTCCTCATTTGGCTCAT containing:
- the LOC104107804 gene encoding uncharacterized protein; its protein translation is MNINKAASFLLPLVFFLALSQESVSGRPLILSLTRPKPDDAALFARWLVSQSSWGVLNTIASDMGGAPFGNVVSFSDGLPDKGRGIPYFYLTTLDPTARNALKDQRSSLTISEYAIGTCGKTDPENPSCAKITLIGKLKLLNGDPKETTFAQTALFTKHPEMKGWPKGHNFQIFKLEIEEIFMINWFGGPKPLTVDQYLQAKMDSRAAIA